A stretch of Roseofilum reptotaenium CS-1145 DNA encodes these proteins:
- a CDS encoding ribbon-helix-helix domain-containing protein, with the protein MNIVLSPEQKQFIESQIKKGKYLNSQELINKALQLLEKQDREYERWIEDTRKKVVVGIEQLEKGEKMDGEVVVAQLQNKFKQMREGVMDEEV; encoded by the coding sequence ATGAATATCGTTTTAAGTCCAGAACAAAAACAATTCATTGAATCTCAAATCAAGAAAGGAAAGTATCTGAATAGTCAAGAGCTAATTAACAAAGCTTTGCAATTATTAGAAAAACAAGATCGAGAATATGAAAGATGGATTGAAGATACTCGCAAAAAAGTTGTTGTTGGAATTGAACAATTAGAAAAAGGAGAAAAAATGGATGGGGAAGTTGTGGTGGCACAATTGCAAAATAAATTTAAGCAAATGCGGGAAGGTGTAATGGATGAAGAGGTATAG
- a CDS encoding PEP-CTERM sorting domain-containing protein — MMKSSQVFAAIATTTTLSVMAMTSAAQAFTIGGHLNGAEFDALGLDIPWAAESRIGRVGDHELNIHDYTNSAQNRVQANYDNWVSGEAVDFSLVFDSALNTLTYTVAGIELSKTEIFEDNFSDLYIRTAARKEGTSMVVNNLFLSDATLSSSIGDFSSASCSGGVGCGYNDADYLHIGNIVGDFTLTGQSTMTWGAVQPKNSNLAYQIKLVEGGGDVPVQVPEPATLSLFSLGLVGVLASRKRRQS, encoded by the coding sequence ATGATGAAATCTTCTCAAGTCTTTGCTGCGATCGCCACTACCACCACCTTAAGTGTAATGGCAATGACTAGCGCTGCCCAAGCCTTCACCATCGGTGGCCATCTGAACGGGGCAGAATTTGACGCTTTAGGTTTAGACATTCCCTGGGCAGCCGAAAGCCGCATTGGTCGCGTAGGAGACCATGAACTTAATATTCATGACTATACCAACAGTGCCCAAAATCGGGTTCAAGCCAACTACGACAACTGGGTGAGTGGCGAAGCTGTTGATTTTTCCTTGGTTTTTGACAGTGCGCTCAATACCCTTACTTATACAGTAGCTGGTATTGAACTGAGTAAAACTGAGATCTTCGAGGATAATTTTTCTGACCTCTACATCCGCACAGCCGCTCGCAAAGAAGGAACCAGCATGGTAGTCAATAACTTATTCTTGAGCGATGCAACCCTGTCATCAAGTATTGGAGATTTCTCCAGTGCCTCCTGTTCTGGAGGAGTCGGTTGTGGATACAATGATGCCGACTACCTTCACATTGGCAATATTGTGGGTGACTTTACCCTAACTGGACAATCAACCATGACTTGGGGCGCAGTGCAACCCAAGAACTCTAATCTTGCCTATCAAATTAAATTGGTTGAAGGCGGTGGAGATGTTCCAGTTCAAGTCCCTGAGCCTGCTACTTTATCACTGTTCTCCCTGGGCTTGGTTGGTGTGTTAGCCAGTCGTAAACGCCGTCAATCCTAA
- a CDS encoding UDP-N-acetylmuramoyl-tripeptide--D-alanyl-D-alanine ligase yields the protein MTFQVTLAQLIDVLGATVIHEPQLDQTLEVTGISTDTRSLVPGSVFVALRGETFNGHDFVDQAIAKGAVVSIVDTPVPDGGLQLVVEDTLVAYQTVGSWWRRTFDIPVIAVTGSCGKTTTKELIAAVLAHLKDSNYTKKILKTQKNFNNEIGVPKTLLELSGTHNYAVLEMAMRGRGQIALLSELAEPTIGVIVNVGTAHIGLLGSEQAIAEAKCELLEKMPKDSVAILNADNERLLATADRVWSGQTLTYGLSAGDCQGKLIDTETLELEGVRLPLPLPGRHNASNYLAAIAVAKVLGLDWKPLQAGLSVTLPSGRSGRYVLPNDIVLLDETYNAGIESMKAALELLDQTPGYRHIAVLGAMKELGENSFEYHRQLGEWAEQLPSLDRMMVLQDDQDVEGINEGIRKMPCEVYSTQESLIERLKEFMQPGDRILFKASHSVGLDRVVKAILEHYGLDNHGSS from the coding sequence ATGACATTTCAGGTCACCCTTGCCCAGTTAATTGATGTTCTAGGGGCTACGGTAATCCATGAGCCACAATTAGACCAGACGTTAGAAGTGACAGGTATTTCGACTGATACTCGTTCTCTGGTTCCTGGATCGGTTTTTGTGGCTTTGCGGGGGGAAACCTTTAATGGTCATGATTTTGTTGACCAGGCGATCGCCAAGGGCGCAGTTGTCTCTATTGTCGATACTCCTGTTCCCGATGGGGGTCTTCAACTTGTAGTTGAAGATACATTGGTTGCCTATCAAACTGTAGGCAGTTGGTGGAGAAGGACGTTCGATATTCCAGTGATTGCGGTCACTGGATCTTGTGGCAAAACTACTACAAAAGAATTAATTGCTGCTGTTTTAGCCCACCTCAAAGACAGTAATTATACCAAAAAAATTCTCAAAACGCAAAAAAATTTTAATAACGAGATAGGGGTGCCAAAAACACTCTTGGAATTATCAGGGACTCATAACTATGCGGTGCTGGAAATGGCTATGCGGGGTCGGGGGCAAATCGCTTTGCTTTCGGAGTTGGCCGAGCCGACAATTGGGGTGATTGTAAATGTGGGCACTGCTCATATTGGTCTGCTGGGGTCAGAACAGGCGATCGCCGAAGCAAAATGTGAATTACTCGAAAAAATGCCGAAAGACTCAGTAGCAATTTTAAATGCTGATAATGAGAGATTACTGGCAACGGCGGATCGAGTGTGGTCGGGTCAAACCCTGACCTATGGATTGAGTGCAGGGGACTGTCAGGGAAAATTGATCGATACAGAAACCTTGGAGTTAGAAGGAGTACGCTTACCCTTACCGCTTCCGGGCCGTCATAATGCATCTAATTATCTGGCCGCGATCGCCGTGGCTAAGGTTTTAGGATTAGACTGGAAGCCACTACAAGCCGGATTATCTGTAACTTTACCCAGCGGGCGATCGGGACGCTATGTTTTACCGAATGATATCGTCCTGCTTGATGAAACCTATAATGCAGGCATAGAATCCATGAAAGCCGCCTTAGAGTTATTGGATCAAACTCCAGGATATCGCCACATCGCCGTCTTGGGAGCCATGAAAGAATTAGGCGAGAATTCCTTTGAATATCATCGCCAATTGGGAGAATGGGCAGAACAACTGCCATCCTTAGATAGAATGATGGTCTTACAAGATGACCAAGATGTAGAAGGTATTAACGAGGGTATCCGCAAGATGCCCTGTGAAGTCTATAGTACCCAGGAATCCTTGATTGAACGACTTAAAGAATTCATGCAACCTGGCGATCGCATTTTATTTAAAGCATCCCATTCTGTAGGTTTGGATCGGGTAGTGAAAGCGATCTTAGAACATTACGGATTAGACAATCATGGGTCATCATAG
- a CDS encoding family 10 glycosylhydrolase has protein sequence MTFPFLRLQKLNLWLALLLVLSPILGTLTQVKSSFAAVNAYCQLSDRERQEKEQIRQAALSGNSEAQQRYQALIQQHTAQLQNCRNRTWPQTQAIWLRLYPCDLFNGNLDRVMDEIVNKGYNEVYVEVFYDSQVLLPVNDNPTPWPSVVRLQGQENADLLALAIQKARQRGLRVYAWLFSMNFGYNYSLLGDRQQVLARNGNNDTSLSVHDQKDTSYDVTGGDTENVFIDPYHPQAKRDYYYLVNSILKRQPDGMLFDYIRYPRLTGPASVATKVQDLWIYGPASQQSLYQRATNNKGRDLIQAYISKGYITIDDIQAANRRHPQEGQPLWQGRQAPQSSLSLGQQQNRLQQELWLLTVAHALQGVIDFLALASAPAQRQGLPTGAVFFPDANKVVGKGYDSRLQPWDRFPASMEWHPMSYGVCGGTECITEQVERVLSMATQEVQVKPVLAGQWGETYRNRPSLEAQMRDLQRWQGRISAISHFAFSWQEPQIDRQRRSCRPQ, from the coding sequence ATGACTTTTCCATTCTTGAGACTTCAAAAGTTGAATCTTTGGCTTGCCCTGTTGCTGGTTCTGTCGCCGATTTTAGGAACCTTAACTCAAGTCAAATCGAGCTTTGCGGCAGTCAATGCCTATTGTCAGTTATCCGATCGAGAGCGGCAAGAAAAGGAACAGATCCGTCAAGCAGCCCTGAGTGGAAATTCAGAAGCCCAACAGCGCTATCAAGCTTTGATTCAACAACATACTGCCCAACTGCAAAATTGTCGCAATCGCACTTGGCCGCAAACCCAGGCTATTTGGCTACGGCTCTATCCCTGCGATCTATTCAACGGGAATTTGGATCGAGTGATGGATGAGATTGTTAATAAGGGATATAACGAAGTCTATGTTGAGGTATTTTATGATAGCCAAGTCCTCTTACCGGTCAATGATAACCCCACACCTTGGCCCTCTGTCGTTCGGCTTCAAGGACAAGAAAACGCGGATTTGTTAGCCTTAGCGATTCAGAAAGCCAGACAAAGGGGATTACGAGTTTATGCCTGGTTGTTTTCGATGAATTTTGGGTATAACTATAGTCTGCTTGGCGATCGCCAACAAGTCCTGGCTCGCAATGGCAATAATGATACCAGTCTCTCCGTCCACGATCAAAAAGATACCAGTTATGATGTGACCGGAGGCGATACAGAGAATGTATTTATCGATCCCTATCATCCCCAAGCCAAACGAGACTATTATTACTTAGTTAATTCCATCCTCAAACGCCAGCCCGATGGAATGCTGTTTGATTATATTCGCTATCCTCGGCTCACTGGCCCCGCTTCGGTGGCGACAAAAGTCCAAGATTTATGGATTTATGGCCCGGCATCTCAACAATCCCTCTATCAACGAGCCACCAATAACAAAGGTCGGGACTTAATTCAAGCCTATATCAGCAAGGGGTATATTACCATCGACGATATTCAAGCTGCCAATCGTCGCCATCCCCAAGAAGGTCAACCCCTCTGGCAAGGTCGCCAAGCCCCTCAAAGCTCCCTCAGTTTAGGGCAACAGCAGAATCGTCTCCAACAGGAATTATGGTTACTCACCGTTGCCCATGCTCTGCAAGGAGTCATCGACTTTCTCGCTCTCGCTAGTGCCCCAGCTCAACGCCAAGGGTTACCCACTGGAGCGGTCTTTTTCCCGGATGCCAACAAAGTCGTGGGAAAAGGTTATGATTCCCGATTACAACCTTGGGATCGATTCCCAGCTTCTATGGAATGGCATCCCATGTCCTATGGCGTTTGTGGAGGAACTGAATGTATTACGGAACAAGTGGAGCGAGTCTTGAGTATGGCGACTCAAGAGGTGCAAGTGAAGCCCGTCTTAGCAGGACAATGGGGGGAAACCTACAGAAATCGACCTTCTTTAGAAGCTCAGATGCGCGACCTTCAACGCTGGCAGGGCCGCATTTCAGCCATTAGCCATTTTGCCTTTTCTTGGCAAGAACCGCAGATCGATCGTCAACGGCGTTCTTGTCGCCCCCAGTAA
- a CDS encoding AAA family ATPase, which yields MREHIQQLIDNLNQAIVGKNDPIRLVLVALLSGGHALLEDVPGVGKTLLAKSLARSIDGKFQRIQCTPDLLPSDITGTNIWNPNTGEFKFMSGPIFANVLLTDEINRATPRTQSALLEVMEEQQVTVDGVSHTLESPFFVIATQNPVEYQGTFPLPEAQMDRFALSFSLGYPTESEELKMLQQHSGSKPVDRLKPCISLAEVKTLQNECLQVKVEVPLQQYIVDLVRATREDEEITLGVSPRGAISLQRASQALAFLENRDYVTPDDVKFLAPHVLCHRMIPAGGRQARVIIERLLRSVPTGT from the coding sequence ATGAGAGAGCATATCCAGCAATTAATCGATAACCTGAATCAAGCGATCGTCGGTAAAAACGATCCAATTCGTCTCGTACTTGTAGCCCTTTTATCTGGAGGTCATGCCCTTTTAGAAGATGTTCCTGGAGTAGGAAAAACCTTACTGGCTAAATCCTTAGCTCGTTCGATCGATGGTAAGTTTCAACGGATTCAATGTACCCCCGATCTGCTCCCTAGTGATATTACCGGAACCAATATCTGGAACCCAAATACGGGGGAATTTAAGTTTATGTCAGGGCCAATTTTTGCCAATGTGCTGCTCACCGACGAGATTAACCGCGCCACTCCTCGTACCCAGTCAGCGCTCTTGGAGGTGATGGAAGAACAGCAGGTAACTGTGGATGGGGTTTCCCATACTCTAGAGTCTCCCTTTTTTGTGATTGCGACGCAAAACCCGGTGGAATATCAAGGCACATTTCCCTTACCGGAAGCGCAAATGGATCGGTTTGCGTTGTCGTTTTCTCTGGGTTATCCCACGGAATCGGAAGAGTTAAAGATGTTGCAACAACATTCGGGATCAAAACCGGTCGATCGCTTAAAACCTTGTATTTCTCTGGCGGAAGTAAAGACACTGCAAAATGAGTGTTTGCAAGTAAAGGTGGAAGTGCCCTTACAGCAATATATTGTGGATTTGGTGCGCGCAACCCGTGAAGATGAAGAGATTACGTTAGGGGTGAGTCCCAGGGGGGCGATCTCCCTACAACGAGCCAGCCAAGCCCTTGCCTTCCTGGAAAACCGCGATTATGTCACCCCCGATGATGTCAAGTTTTTAGCTCCCCACGTACTATGTCATCGCATGATTCCGGCCGGAGGACGACAAGCGAGGGTGATTATCGAGCGGTTGTTGCGATCGGTTCCCACCGGGACTTAA
- a CDS encoding WD40 domain-containing protein, giving the protein MGNRKTAKASPEGLEKIKRAIAKIEREQQANLKGEDWADRANQFLPSETIKHGGKETEIPTSISVSTWHRFRRGKQKIVLEIFQALCQMLGLEWQGIVDDPSNELGGIDPDANSPYQDWGDAPEITHFFGREDELSTLIKWIVDEQCRLVGIVGLAGVGKTGLSLQFNKGGIGKTDLSLTLVDRIKDRFKYIIWRKLLNAPRLDDLLDDIIHFFDKQSETLFSQRTDEKILWLLNHLDRHKCLIILDNVETILQEGGMAGQYREGYHNYGQFFEQLGRVRHQSCVLFTSREVPKTIQNLSGDKKLVRLLKLEGVDTQAGKNIFKTISTDFEATDEQWNKLIQWYNGNPLTLELVSQHIKQVYQGDIAEFLKEGRPILGEPLNESENERDDLRKLLDWYFQRFSEREQEVMYWLAINRQPVSIAELKEDLISTSAQKQLTETLYSLELRLPLERGSYKNTFTLQPMLIEYWTERFIEGICDEVNTGDIQLLNSHALLKVFGKDYIKASQKRTIINPIKENLLDRLGSRYQLIQKLNNLIVREKDLRRDFGYFAGNMINLLCSLEVDLKGYDFSGLSILQADLQGVELPDVDFSNCHFKRSSFTQELGGVHAATFSPDGKFLALGDSKCQIRIFTAHDRNLIKTFQSKGWWITSLSFSPCCQKIVSSSYGSSVLQLWDISTGEVWNLEGHTELIWTAVFHPCRSIIASGSDDKTIRIWDATTQKCLQVLEGHQEWVLSVAFSGDGQVFASASKDATIKLWDIDRGQCLKTLTEHKEGIWSVFLSPDGKIMASSGFEPEVKLWNVSTVDCTHTLKGHTKAIKALAISPDGKIVASGGFDNVIRLWEIQTGECLKILSGHTAPIRTIAFNPDSTLLVSGDNEQTVKFWDIQSRECLQTWQGYVNWIWSIAISPDGKYIGSGHLDRQVRIWEIETGNCVKTLPGHTAWIWAVAFSPDGKWLASSSEDETIRIYDAQTGRLWTTLVPNTDEFHGIVGAIAWSPDRQLMACSYQAKQIKVWNFSTKQWTALPGEVTWSWSLAFNPAVPFQNYPILAGADHDGTIKLWDIQTLSQIRTLNGHESKVEAIAFSPDGECLVSGSDDCTIKVWRVSTGECIQTMDEQTEGVWSVASSPNGQILASGYLPGDRGAKIKLWDVQTGQCLYTLQGHKHTVRSLAFTPDSQTLVSGSADCTIRSWNVHTGECLKILTIPRPYEGMNITGIGGLTELQIQALMSLGAKQD; this is encoded by the coding sequence ATGGGAAACAGAAAAACGGCCAAAGCTTCCCCGGAAGGATTAGAAAAAATAAAGCGAGCCATAGCAAAAATAGAACGGGAACAACAGGCGAACTTGAAAGGTGAAGATTGGGCAGATAGAGCCAATCAATTTCTACCTAGCGAAACCATCAAACATGGAGGGAAAGAAACTGAAATTCCGACAAGTATTTCAGTTTCCACTTGGCATCGATTTCGCAGAGGGAAACAGAAAATAGTCCTAGAAATTTTCCAAGCTTTATGCCAAATGCTAGGACTGGAGTGGCAGGGAATTGTAGATGATCCCTCAAATGAGCTGGGTGGTATTGATCCTGATGCAAATTCTCCTTATCAAGACTGGGGAGATGCTCCAGAAATCACCCATTTCTTTGGACGGGAAGATGAATTATCTACTCTCATAAAATGGATTGTTGACGAGCAATGTCGATTAGTTGGAATTGTGGGACTTGCAGGAGTCGGGAAAACTGGATTATCCCTCCAGTTCAATAAAGGCGGTATAGGTAAAACCGATCTCTCTTTAACCCTAGTCGATCGCATTAAAGATCGGTTTAAATACATCATTTGGCGAAAATTGCTTAACGCTCCACGACTCGACGATCTCTTGGACGATATTATTCATTTTTTTGACAAACAAAGTGAAACTTTATTCAGTCAAAGAACAGACGAAAAAATCCTTTGGCTACTGAATCATTTAGATCGACATAAATGTTTGATTATTCTCGATAACGTAGAAACAATCTTGCAAGAAGGTGGCATGGCTGGACAGTACAGGGAAGGCTATCACAATTATGGTCAGTTCTTTGAACAGTTGGGCAGAGTTAGACATCAAAGCTGTGTTTTATTCACCAGTAGGGAAGTGCCTAAAACAATTCAAAATTTATCAGGGGATAAAAAGCTGGTTCGTTTGCTCAAGCTAGAAGGAGTCGATACTCAAGCCGGGAAAAATATTTTTAAAACGATTTCCACGGATTTTGAGGCGACAGATGAACAATGGAATAAATTAATTCAATGGTATAATGGAAATCCTTTGACATTAGAGCTAGTTTCCCAGCATATCAAGCAAGTTTATCAAGGTGATATTGCCGAATTTTTAAAAGAAGGGAGACCAATCTTAGGAGAACCTCTGAATGAGAGTGAGAATGAAAGAGATGACCTTCGCAAGTTACTCGATTGGTATTTTCAGAGATTCTCTGAACGCGAACAAGAAGTGATGTACTGGTTAGCAATAAATCGTCAGCCTGTCTCTATTGCAGAGTTGAAAGAGGATTTGATATCCACAAGCGCTCAAAAACAGTTAACCGAAACTTTATATTCCCTAGAATTAAGACTTCCTCTGGAAAGAGGGAGTTATAAAAATACGTTTACGCTACAACCGATGTTAATTGAATACTGGACTGAGAGATTTATCGAGGGAATTTGTGATGAAGTCAATACAGGCGATATCCAATTATTGAATTCTCATGCTTTACTTAAAGTATTCGGAAAAGATTATATCAAAGCAAGTCAAAAACGAACGATTATTAATCCGATCAAAGAAAATCTGCTCGATCGGCTTGGATCTCGATATCAATTAATCCAAAAACTGAATAATTTGATTGTTCGGGAGAAAGATCTGAGAAGAGATTTTGGATATTTTGCTGGAAATATGATTAATTTACTCTGTTCCTTGGAGGTTGATCTGAAGGGGTATGATTTTTCCGGACTATCTATTTTACAAGCAGATTTACAAGGTGTTGAATTACCTGATGTTGATTTTTCTAATTGTCATTTTAAACGGTCTTCCTTTACCCAAGAATTGGGAGGTGTTCATGCTGCTACCTTTAGTCCAGATGGTAAATTCTTAGCTCTAGGTGATTCCAAATGTCAAATTCGCATTTTTACGGCGCACGATCGAAATCTGATTAAAACTTTTCAGAGTAAGGGATGGTGGATTACTTCATTATCTTTTAGTCCTTGCTGCCAAAAAATTGTCAGTAGTAGCTATGGATCGTCTGTGTTACAGTTGTGGGATATCAGTACAGGAGAAGTATGGAATTTAGAAGGACATACAGAACTGATATGGACGGCAGTTTTTCATCCTTGTCGTTCAATTATTGCGAGTGGAAGTGACGATAAAACGATTAGGATTTGGGATGCTACTACTCAAAAATGTTTGCAGGTATTAGAAGGTCACCAAGAATGGGTTTTATCGGTGGCTTTTAGCGGTGATGGTCAAGTTTTTGCCAGTGCTAGTAAAGATGCTACGATTAAGCTATGGGATATTGATAGGGGTCAATGTCTGAAGACTTTAACGGAGCATAAAGAGGGAATTTGGTCAGTATTTCTTAGTCCAGATGGGAAAATAATGGCGAGTTCTGGATTTGAACCAGAGGTGAAATTATGGAATGTTTCAACTGTAGACTGTACTCATACTCTAAAAGGTCATACGAAAGCGATCAAAGCATTAGCGATTAGTCCAGATGGAAAAATAGTTGCAAGTGGCGGTTTTGATAATGTGATTAGACTCTGGGAGATCCAGACTGGTGAATGCCTGAAAATATTATCTGGCCATACGGCTCCGATCCGAACGATTGCTTTTAATCCAGATAGTACTCTTTTAGTTAGCGGAGATAATGAACAAACAGTAAAATTTTGGGATATTCAAAGCCGAGAATGCTTGCAAACTTGGCAGGGATATGTGAATTGGATTTGGTCAATTGCGATTAGTCCAGATGGAAAGTATATAGGGAGCGGACATTTAGATCGCCAAGTGAGAATTTGGGAAATTGAAACAGGAAATTGTGTGAAAACTTTGCCTGGACATACGGCTTGGATTTGGGCTGTGGCCTTTAGTCCTGATGGGAAATGGTTGGCGAGCAGTAGTGAGGATGAAACGATTCGCATTTACGATGCACAAACGGGTCGGTTATGGACGACTCTAGTGCCCAATACTGATGAATTTCACGGAATTGTGGGGGCGATCGCCTGGAGTCCCGATCGCCAACTGATGGCTTGTTCGTATCAAGCGAAACAAATTAAGGTCTGGAACTTTAGCACTAAGCAATGGACAGCTTTACCGGGTGAAGTGACCTGGAGTTGGTCATTAGCGTTCAATCCTGCTGTTCCCTTCCAAAATTATCCCATTTTGGCTGGAGCGGATCATGATGGAACGATTAAACTTTGGGATATTCAAACTCTAAGCCAGATTAGAACTCTGAACGGACATGAGAGTAAAGTAGAGGCGATCGCATTTAGTCCCGATGGTGAATGTCTAGTGAGCGGTAGCGATGATTGCACGATCAAAGTGTGGAGGGTTTCTACGGGAGAATGCATACAGACTATGGACGAACAGACTGAAGGAGTTTGGTCTGTTGCTTCGAGTCCAAATGGTCAAATCCTCGCGAGTGGTTATCTTCCTGGCGATCGAGGGGCAAAAATCAAACTCTGGGATGTGCAAACCGGGCAATGCCTCTATACCCTACAAGGACACAAACATACGGTGCGATCACTTGCTTTTACTCCAGATAGTCAAACCCTGGTTAGTGGTAGCGCTGATTGTACTATTCGGTCGTGGAATGTTCATACGGGAGAATGCTTGAAAATTCTAACCATTCCTCGTCCTTATGAAGGAATGAATATTACAGGGATCGGTGGATTAACGGAACTCCAGATACAGGCTTTAATGAGTTTAGGTGCTAAACAAGACTAA
- a CDS encoding type II toxin-antitoxin system RelE/ParE family toxin — protein MKRYSISQEAIQDLDEISDYLASFSIEAGEQFIQKFTEKCRHLVRFPNMGKNYPEIMPNLKGLILDNYLVFYQIKLEEVEIVRVVSGYRDLESVFVDDDT, from the coding sequence ATGAAGAGGTATAGTATTTCTCAAGAAGCGATTCAAGATCTTGATGAGATTTCTGACTATTTAGCCAGTTTTAGTATTGAAGCCGGTGAACAGTTTATTCAGAAATTTACTGAAAAATGTAGGCACTTAGTAAGGTTTCCTAATATGGGGAAGAACTACCCTGAAATTATGCCTAACTTAAAGGGTCTTATTTTGGATAATTATCTGGTTTTCTATCAAATCAAATTAGAAGAAGTGGAAATTGTGAGGGTTGTGAGTGGATATCGAGATTTAGAATCTGTCTTTGTAGATGATGACACTTAA
- a CDS encoding CPBP family intramembrane glutamic endopeptidase produces the protein MTSEKQPLTIKRIGLLFLTAIALSLITLFLYNSWSQPQFQGQLELYQTNLLLNSSVWKGENLTPQAQGVLRQTLIGVEPVSTAIAQYEDAQKDSQNHLEKTQQQLTELNQQPVANPTQETLLKQAIASTQESLEKINLNLGLLKTQADRVPEALQLWQKLADAPQSFTGDTAQALIGLWEEPPQILSDAPLMLDLELSGWFRYQALSQLYEIQGDALALRELESQQQEIAFQGIRKLLIVAGVQSVGIFLGTALLVLVVLQWIIQRKESWLSQNQGVSEVPWNWDTILLVLVAGFFFIGQLISPVIFREFLSLFSFTRGSGVRADAIIILMSYLVSSAGALGILYVAVNPFKPLPQNWFKFEVKTSGIVWGIGGFLVAIPVVLLVSLINQILWQGQGGSNPILPLALQGNDWVAIACFAFTASVAAPVFEEIMFRGFLLPSLTRYVPAWLAITLSGFVFAIAHLSLSEIIPLATLGIIMGIVYSRSGNLLAPILLHSLWNGNTLLSLFLLGSSLS, from the coding sequence ATGACCTCTGAAAAGCAACCTCTAACCATTAAGCGAATTGGGCTATTGTTCTTAACGGCGATCGCCCTTAGCCTGATTACCCTCTTTTTGTATAACAGTTGGAGTCAACCCCAGTTTCAAGGTCAGTTAGAACTCTATCAGACCAATTTACTCCTGAATTCGTCTGTGTGGAAGGGGGAAAATTTAACCCCCCAAGCCCAAGGGGTGTTGCGTCAAACGCTGATCGGAGTTGAACCGGTGTCAACGGCGATCGCCCAATATGAGGATGCTCAAAAAGATAGCCAAAATCATCTGGAGAAAACGCAACAGCAACTCACCGAGTTAAACCAGCAACCGGTAGCAAATCCGACTCAAGAGACCCTCCTAAAACAGGCGATCGCCTCTACACAAGAGAGTTTAGAAAAGATTAATCTTAATTTAGGTCTGTTAAAAACCCAGGCGGATCGAGTTCCAGAGGCTTTGCAATTATGGCAAAAATTAGCCGATGCTCCTCAATCTTTTACCGGAGATACAGCACAGGCTTTAATCGGGTTATGGGAAGAGCCGCCCCAGATTCTCTCAGATGCCCCATTGATGTTGGATCTGGAGTTATCGGGATGGTTTCGTTATCAGGCATTATCACAACTGTATGAGATCCAGGGTGACGCATTAGCGTTAAGGGAGTTGGAGAGTCAGCAACAGGAAATCGCGTTTCAAGGGATTCGTAAACTGCTGATTGTGGCTGGGGTGCAGTCAGTGGGAATATTCTTAGGAACTGCCTTATTGGTGCTAGTCGTACTGCAATGGATCATTCAACGGAAAGAGTCTTGGTTATCTCAAAATCAGGGGGTTAGCGAAGTCCCCTGGAATTGGGACACTATCTTGTTAGTCTTAGTCGCGGGATTTTTCTTCATTGGCCAATTGATTTCGCCAGTCATTTTCCGGGAATTCTTAAGTCTATTTTCCTTTACTCGTGGCAGTGGAGTTCGCGCCGATGCCATTATTATTTTAATGTCTTACTTGGTGAGTAGTGCTGGAGCATTAGGGATTTTATATGTGGCGGTGAATCCCTTTAAACCCTTACCACAAAACTGGTTTAAGTTTGAAGTTAAAACTTCAGGTATAGTGTGGGGAATAGGGGGATTTCTAGTTGCTATTCCCGTGGTGTTATTGGTATCTTTAATCAATCAAATTCTATGGCAAGGTCAAGGGGGTAGCAATCCAATTTTACCGTTAGCGCTGCAAGGGAATGATTGGGTTGCGATCGCCTGTTTTGCCTTTACCGCCTCTGTTGCGGCACCAGTCTTTGAAGAAATTATGTTTCGCGGTTTCCTACTTCCATCCCTCACCCGCTATGTTCCAGCATGGTTAGCGATTACGTTGAGTGGGTTTGTTTTTGCGATCGCTCACCTGAGTCTATCAGAAATCATTCCCCTCGCCACCTTAGGTATAATTATGGGAATAGTTTATAGCCGTTCCGGCAACTTACTTGCGCCCATTCTCCTCCATAGTTTATGGAATGGGAATACCCTGTTAAGTTTATTTCTCCTAGGCAGTAGTCTTTCTTGA